The Saccharomonospora cyanea NA-134 genome includes a region encoding these proteins:
- a CDS encoding roadblock/LC7 domain-containing protein has translation MTVSDRSAPQQNQFGWLVNDFAERVPGVAHAVVVSADGLLLTSSNRLPLDRADQLAAVASGLVSLTQGAARCFEAGAVTETVVEMELGTMVLMSISGGSCLAVLAAPNCDIGQVAYEMTLLVERVGQLLTPELRAQLQGSGGPRVGEPVG, from the coding sequence ATGACCGTGTCGGATCGCTCTGCGCCTCAGCAGAACCAGTTCGGATGGTTGGTGAACGACTTCGCCGAGCGGGTGCCGGGTGTCGCGCACGCCGTGGTGGTGTCGGCCGACGGTCTGCTGCTGACGTCGTCGAACCGGCTGCCGCTCGACCGCGCCGACCAGCTCGCGGCGGTGGCGTCCGGTCTGGTCAGTCTCACCCAGGGGGCGGCGCGGTGCTTCGAGGCGGGCGCGGTGACCGAGACCGTCGTCGAGATGGAACTCGGGACCATGGTGCTCATGTCGATCAGCGGTGGGTCGTGCCTGGCGGTGCTGGCCGCTCCGAACTGCGACATCGGCCAGGTCGCGTACGAGATGACACTGCTGGTCGAACGGGTGGGACAGCTCCTCACACCGGAGCTCCGGGCCCAGCTCCAGGGGTCGGGCGGACCGAGGGTCGGCGAACCGGTGGGATGA
- a CDS encoding GTP-binding protein: MDSAGFKAPREAAPKTMTSAKIVVAGGFGAGKTTFVGSVSEIVPLTTEAMMTDASTGIDDLEATPNKATTTVAMDFGRVSLDEDLILYLFGTPGQQRFWFMWDDLVRGAIGAVVLADTRRLADSFAPVDFFEDRGLPYIVGVNTFDGILQHDLNDVREALSIDPSIPIVRCDARDRESTKQTLITLVEYAMRQWIALRAANSAS; the protein is encoded by the coding sequence GTGGACTCCGCCGGCTTTAAGGCACCGCGCGAAGCCGCGCCGAAGACGATGACGTCTGCCAAGATCGTCGTGGCGGGTGGGTTCGGCGCCGGCAAGACGACGTTCGTCGGTTCGGTGTCCGAGATCGTCCCGTTGACCACCGAGGCGATGATGACCGATGCGAGCACCGGCATCGACGATCTGGAGGCGACGCCGAACAAGGCGACCACGACGGTCGCCATGGACTTCGGCAGAGTCTCCCTGGACGAGGACCTCATCCTGTACCTGTTCGGTACGCCGGGGCAGCAGCGGTTCTGGTTCATGTGGGACGACCTCGTTCGGGGCGCCATCGGTGCGGTGGTGCTCGCGGACACCCGGCGGCTCGCCGACTCGTTCGCGCCCGTGGACTTCTTCGAGGACCGCGGTCTGCCCTACATCGTCGGCGTCAACACGTTCGACGGGATCCTGCAGCACGACCTGAACGACGTTCGCGAGGCGCTGTCGATCGACCCGAGCATCCCCATCGTGCGTTGTGACGCCCGCGACCGGGAGTCCACGAAGCAGACGCTCATCACGTTGGTGGAGTACGCGATGCGGCAGTGGATCGCGTTGCGGGCGGCGAACTCCGCCTCCTGA
- a CDS encoding alpha/beta hydrolase, with protein MRLSFRARRAAQLALTANALRPLRGTHWGFPAFVTGWITSELAPHLLALTLTDTAAHLARRGVRDADRVGLAAAALSTAGLGSLIASAQQARTAVEQALVDTLGPGYTDVLRPPPSASDLATPWGQLVLPFRMRHADVRTDRNIAYFQGGRRFLLDVYRPREPGSGRPVLLQVHGGAWVSGNKEQQGLPLMLHMAARGWVCVAINYPLSPAARWPQHIVAAKRALAWVRTRIADYGGDPSFVAATGGSAGGHLAALLALTPNDPAFQPGFEEVDTSVQVCVPHYGVYDFAATTGAPASQARLRYLLARYVVGKDPRLSLEDYVAASPLDRVGPSAPPFFVIHGEHDTLVPVREAREFVRRLREASPRPVAYAEIPGAQHAFDIFPSIRSAHVVRGVQRFLDWMYAHRDTATG; from the coding sequence ATGCGTCTGTCGTTCCGGGCTCGCCGAGCCGCCCAGCTCGCGCTCACCGCCAACGCCCTGCGTCCTCTGCGCGGAACCCACTGGGGATTCCCGGCGTTCGTCACCGGGTGGATCACCTCGGAGCTGGCACCGCACCTGCTCGCCCTCACCCTCACGGACACGGCCGCGCACCTGGCCCGACGCGGGGTACGCGACGCCGACCGCGTGGGCCTGGCGGCCGCCGCGCTGTCCACCGCCGGCCTCGGGTCGCTGATCGCCTCGGCGCAGCAGGCCAGGACTGCCGTGGAGCAGGCACTCGTCGACACGCTCGGCCCCGGCTACACCGACGTCCTGCGGCCTCCGCCCTCGGCCTCCGATCTGGCCACACCGTGGGGCCAGTTGGTGTTGCCGTTCCGCATGCGGCACGCGGACGTCCGCACCGACCGCAACATCGCCTACTTCCAGGGCGGCAGGAGGTTCCTGCTCGACGTCTACCGACCGCGCGAACCGGGGTCGGGACGGCCGGTCCTGCTCCAGGTGCACGGCGGGGCATGGGTGTCGGGGAACAAGGAACAGCAGGGGCTTCCGCTCATGCTGCACATGGCGGCGCGGGGCTGGGTGTGCGTCGCGATCAACTACCCGCTCTCCCCTGCCGCCCGCTGGCCGCAGCACATCGTGGCGGCCAAGCGGGCGCTTGCCTGGGTGCGCACCAGGATCGCCGACTACGGCGGCGACCCGTCGTTCGTGGCCGCCACGGGCGGGTCGGCGGGCGGTCACCTGGCCGCGCTTCTGGCGCTCACCCCGAACGATCCGGCGTTCCAGCCGGGCTTCGAGGAGGTCGACACGAGCGTGCAGGTGTGCGTTCCGCACTACGGGGTGTACGACTTCGCGGCCACCACCGGTGCGCCCGCGAGCCAGGCCCGGCTGCGGTACCTGCTCGCACGCTACGTCGTCGGTAAGGACCCGCGCCTGTCGCTGGAGGACTACGTCGCGGCCTCACCGCTGGACCGCGTCGGCCCCTCCGCGCCCCCGTTCTTCGTGATCCACGGCGAGCACGACACGCTCGTGCCCGTCAGGGAGGCTCGGGAATTCGTGCGTCGGCTGCGCGAGGCGTCACCCCGTCCGGTGGCCTACGCGGAGATCCCCGGAGCCCAGCACGCGTTCGACATCTTCCCGTCGATCCGCAGCGCCCACGTGGTCCGGGGGGTACAGCGGTTCCTCGACTGGATGTACGCGCACCGGGACACCGCCACAGGCTGA
- a CDS encoding DUF742 domain-containing protein, which translates to MAVEAFPLQPTTEETGFVRPYALTGGRTRANYHLELETLISTRTAALLAVPDQIELQVIMEECRTPQSVAEIASRLRVPLGVARVLISDAADAGLVTVHRTVSGDEGAEAHLTLMERVLSGLRRL; encoded by the coding sequence GTGGCAGTCGAAGCTTTCCCGTTGCAGCCGACGACGGAGGAGACCGGTTTCGTCCGTCCCTACGCCCTCACCGGCGGCCGGACCAGGGCGAACTACCACCTGGAGCTGGAGACACTGATCTCCACGAGGACCGCGGCGCTCCTCGCGGTGCCCGACCAGATCGAGCTCCAGGTGATCATGGAAGAATGTCGTACCCCGCAGTCGGTCGCGGAGATCGCATCTCGGCTCCGGGTACCACTGGGCGTGGCTCGGGTGCTGATCAGCGATGCAGCTGACGCGGGACTGGTCACCGTGCACAGGACCGTCTCCGGTGACGAAGGCGCCGAGGCGCACCTGACGTTGATGGAAAGGGTGTTGAGTGGACTCCGCCGGCTTTAA
- a CDS encoding TIGR03557 family F420-dependent LLM class oxidoreductase: MGDVQIGIAAALEQFSPRESIELAALAEQHGFSGQMAADHFQPWVPAQGEASFVWSVLASLAENTTGDLGPGVTCPSFRQHPALVAQAAATLEATYPGRTWLGIGSGEALNEHIIGGYWPEAPERVRRMFEALEIIRKLFSGKDVKHSGEFFKLHNTRLWTLPEAPPPIYIASAGPYTTRKTGELADGLITPGASLEKLAGILDNFAQGARKAGKDPESMPKLLQVHLSWAATDEEAWRNALEQWPNGGMKFPKADIRSPFDFEQMAKLVRREDFEGRMVVSSDPDVHRASLQRFIDMGFTRIYVHNVGRNQKEWLEVFGHEVLPKLRA; encoded by the coding sequence GTGGGTGACGTGCAGATCGGCATCGCGGCGGCACTGGAGCAGTTCTCGCCGAGGGAGTCCATCGAGTTGGCCGCGCTGGCCGAGCAGCACGGATTCTCGGGCCAGATGGCCGCCGACCACTTCCAGCCGTGGGTACCCGCGCAGGGAGAGGCGTCGTTCGTGTGGAGTGTGCTCGCCTCCCTCGCCGAGAACACCACCGGTGACCTCGGGCCGGGCGTGACCTGCCCGTCGTTCCGGCAGCACCCGGCGCTGGTGGCGCAGGCCGCGGCCACGCTCGAAGCGACGTATCCGGGGCGCACCTGGCTCGGTATCGGCTCCGGCGAGGCGCTGAACGAGCACATCATCGGCGGGTACTGGCCGGAGGCGCCCGAGCGGGTGCGCCGCATGTTCGAGGCACTCGAAATCATCCGGAAGTTGTTCAGTGGCAAGGACGTCAAGCACAGCGGTGAGTTCTTCAAGCTGCACAACACTCGACTGTGGACGCTGCCGGAGGCTCCGCCGCCGATCTACATCGCCTCGGCGGGACCGTACACGACCCGCAAGACCGGGGAGCTCGCCGACGGGTTGATCACGCCGGGCGCGTCGTTGGAGAAGCTCGCCGGCATCCTCGACAACTTCGCCCAGGGCGCGCGCAAGGCGGGCAAGGACCCCGAGAGCATGCCGAAGTTGTTGCAGGTGCACCTGTCGTGGGCCGCGACCGACGAGGAGGCGTGGCGCAACGCTCTGGAGCAGTGGCCCAACGGCGGGATGAAGTTCCCCAAGGCCGACATCCGCTCGCCGTTCGACTTCGAGCAGATGGCCAAGCTCGTGCGCCGGGAGGACTTCGAGGGGCGCATGGTGGTGTCGTCCGATCCCGACGTGCATCGTGCGTCGCTCCAGCGTTTCATCGACATGGGGTTCACCCGCATCTACGTGCACAACGTGGGACGCAACCAGAAGGAGTGGCTGGAGGTCTTCGGCCATGAGGTCCTGCCCAAGCTGAGGGCCTGA
- the icmF gene encoding fused isobutyryl-CoA mutase/GTPase IcmF translates to MTSELHRPAHPVRFVTAASLFDGHDASINIMRRILQSQGAEVVHLGHNRSVDEVVTAAISEDVQGVAISAYQGGHVEYFTYLVDLLRERGAGHIRVYGGGGGVIVRDEIELLHSRGVARIFSPDDGLELGLPGMINLMIRECDVDPAAGEPGSLDGLLSGDVPTLARTITRLQHEVLPENWRTAIAEVASARTVPVLGITGTGGSGKSSLTDELIRRFRLDQEDKLRIAVLAVDPTRRRGGGALLGDRIRMNSLTGDRVYFRSLATRGTGSEIPTGLDDAVLACKAAGYDLVIIETPGIGQGDAGVVDHVDHTLYVMTPEFGAASQLEKIDMLDFADVVAINKFERRGAEDARRDVARQMIRNREQFGASPEDMPVFGTSAAKFNDDGVTALYQHLRDLLSENGLSVSAGVLPRVEGKVSTDTSVVIPGNRTRYLAEIADTVRGYHERTRRQVEAVRRRAHLAAARDALVTENASTDDLDRLVEKAEAAVDADTKELLERWDELAEQYRGSELVFTVRDKEIRTSLWRDTLSGSRIPRVALPRYSDPGELLSFLRREHLPGYFPFTAGVFPFKREGEDPARMFAGEGDAFRTNRRFKYLSSDSEAKRLSTAFDSVTLYGWDPDTRPDIYGKVGTSGVSIATLEDMKALYDGFDLTAPTTSVSMTINGPAPTILAFFLNTAIDQRMDAFRSEHGREPTADEAAEIRAWTLRQVRGTVQADILKEDQGQNTCIFSTEFSLRMMSDIQEWFIANGVRNFYSVSISGYHIAEAGANPITQLAFTLANGFTYVESYLARGMHIDDFAPNLSFFFSNGMDAEYSVLGRVARRIWAVAMRDRYGANERSQKLKYHVQTSGRSLHAQEMSFNDIRTTLQALCALYDNANSLHTNAYDEAITTPTESSVRRALAIQMIINKEWGLSKNENPLQGSFIIDELTDLVEEAVLTEFERITERGGVLGAMETGYQRGKIQDESMLYERLKHDGSLPIVGVNMFRNPRPEDDEVEVELARATEEEKQSQLRRLADFHDRHHDEAQRALARLREAAAGGENVFAVLMDAARVCSLGQITHAFFEVGGQYRRNV, encoded by the coding sequence ATGACCTCCGAACTCCATCGACCCGCGCACCCAGTCCGGTTCGTGACCGCCGCGAGCCTGTTCGACGGTCACGACGCGTCGATCAACATCATGCGGCGCATCCTGCAGTCGCAGGGTGCCGAGGTGGTGCATCTCGGGCACAACCGGTCGGTCGACGAGGTGGTGACAGCCGCCATCTCGGAGGACGTCCAGGGTGTCGCCATCAGCGCCTACCAGGGCGGGCACGTCGAGTACTTCACCTACCTCGTGGACCTGCTGAGGGAACGTGGAGCGGGCCACATCCGCGTCTACGGCGGTGGCGGCGGAGTCATCGTGCGCGACGAGATCGAGCTACTGCACTCCCGTGGGGTCGCCCGGATCTTCTCGCCCGACGACGGCCTCGAACTCGGCCTTCCGGGCATGATCAACCTGATGATCCGGGAGTGCGACGTGGACCCCGCAGCCGGGGAACCCGGTTCACTGGACGGGCTGCTGTCCGGTGACGTTCCGACGCTCGCGCGCACCATCACGAGGTTGCAGCACGAGGTGTTGCCCGAGAACTGGCGGACGGCCATCGCCGAGGTGGCGTCCGCGCGCACGGTGCCGGTCCTCGGCATCACCGGTACGGGCGGTTCGGGCAAGTCGTCGTTGACCGACGAGCTGATCCGGCGGTTCCGGCTCGACCAGGAGGACAAGCTGCGGATCGCGGTACTCGCCGTCGACCCCACCCGCCGCAGGGGCGGTGGTGCGCTGCTCGGCGACCGCATTCGCATGAACAGCCTGACCGGCGACCGCGTGTACTTCCGGTCGCTCGCCACGCGCGGAACGGGCTCGGAGATCCCCACCGGGCTCGACGACGCGGTGCTGGCGTGCAAGGCGGCCGGGTACGACCTGGTGATCATCGAGACGCCGGGTATCGGCCAGGGTGACGCGGGCGTCGTGGACCACGTCGACCACACGCTGTACGTGATGACCCCCGAGTTCGGTGCCGCGTCGCAGCTCGAGAAGATCGACATGCTCGACTTCGCCGACGTCGTGGCCATCAACAAGTTCGAGCGGCGCGGAGCCGAGGACGCCCGCCGCGACGTGGCCCGCCAGATGATCCGCAACCGCGAGCAGTTCGGAGCCTCTCCCGAGGACATGCCGGTGTTCGGCACCAGCGCCGCGAAGTTCAACGACGACGGCGTCACGGCGCTCTACCAGCATCTGCGCGACCTGCTCTCCGAGAACGGCCTCTCCGTCTCGGCCGGGGTGCTCCCGAGGGTGGAGGGCAAGGTCTCCACCGACACCAGCGTCGTCATCCCGGGTAACCGCACCCGCTACCTCGCCGAGATCGCCGACACGGTACGGGGATACCACGAGCGCACCCGCCGGCAGGTGGAGGCCGTGCGTAGGCGGGCGCACCTGGCGGCCGCTCGCGACGCCCTGGTCACGGAGAACGCCTCCACCGACGACCTCGACCGGCTCGTGGAGAAGGCCGAGGCGGCGGTCGACGCGGACACGAAGGAGCTGCTGGAACGCTGGGACGAGCTGGCCGAACAGTACCGGGGATCCGAACTCGTGTTCACCGTGCGCGACAAGGAGATCCGTACCTCGTTGTGGCGCGACACGCTGTCGGGCAGTCGCATTCCCAGGGTCGCGCTGCCGCGCTACTCCGATCCCGGCGAGCTGTTGTCGTTCCTTCGCCGTGAGCACCTGCCCGGCTACTTCCCGTTCACGGCCGGGGTGTTCCCGTTCAAGCGGGAGGGCGAGGACCCGGCGCGGATGTTCGCGGGCGAGGGCGACGCCTTCCGCACCAACCGCCGGTTCAAGTACCTGTCGTCCGACTCCGAGGCCAAGCGGCTGTCCACGGCGTTCGACTCGGTGACGCTCTACGGGTGGGACCCGGACACGCGTCCGGACATCTACGGCAAGGTCGGCACGTCCGGTGTGTCCATCGCGACGTTGGAGGACATGAAGGCCCTCTACGACGGCTTCGACCTCACAGCGCCCACCACGTCGGTGTCGATGACCATCAACGGTCCCGCCCCGACCATCCTGGCGTTCTTCCTGAACACGGCCATCGACCAGCGGATGGACGCCTTCCGTTCCGAACACGGCCGCGAGCCCACCGCCGACGAGGCCGCCGAGATCCGGGCGTGGACGCTGCGCCAGGTGCGCGGCACCGTGCAGGCCGACATCCTCAAGGAGGACCAGGGGCAGAACACCTGCATCTTCTCCACCGAGTTCTCGTTGCGGATGATGTCGGACATCCAGGAGTGGTTCATCGCCAACGGCGTCCGCAACTTCTACTCGGTGTCGATCTCGGGCTACCACATCGCCGAGGCCGGGGCGAACCCCATCACGCAGCTCGCCTTCACGCTGGCCAACGGCTTCACCTACGTCGAGTCGTACCTGGCCAGGGGCATGCACATCGACGACTTCGCGCCGAACCTGTCGTTCTTCTTCTCCAACGGCATGGACGCCGAGTACTCGGTGCTGGGCCGGGTGGCCCGTCGGATCTGGGCCGTCGCCATGCGCGACCGTTACGGAGCGAACGAGCGGTCGCAGAAGCTCAAGTACCACGTGCAGACCTCCGGCCGGTCGTTGCACGCGCAGGAGATGAGCTTCAACGACATCCGCACGACGTTGCAGGCGCTGTGCGCCCTGTACGACAACGCGAACTCGCTGCACACCAACGCCTACGACGAGGCCATCACCACACCGACCGAGAGTTCGGTGCGCCGCGCGCTGGCCATCCAGATGATCATCAACAAGGAATGGGGCCTGTCGAAGAACGAGAACCCGCTCCAGGGGTCGTTCATCATCGACGAGCTCACCGATCTGGTGGAGGAGGCCGTGCTCACCGAGTTCGAGCGCATCACCGAACGGGGTGGCGTGCTCGGCGCGATGGAGACCGGCTACCAGCGGGGCAAGATCCAGGACGAGTCGATGCTCTACGAGCGGCTCAAGCACGACGGCTCACTGCCGATCGTCGGGGTCAACATGTTCCGCAACCCCCGTCCGGAGGACGACGAGGTCGAGGTGGAACTCGCCAGGGCGACGGAGGAGGAGAAGCAGTCGCAGTTGCGGCGGCTCGCCGACTTCCACGACAGGCACCACGACGAGGCCCAGCGAGCGCTGGCACGGTTGCGGGAGGCGGCGGCAGGCGGGGAGAACGTCTTCGCCGTGCTGATGGACGCCGCGCGTGTGTGCTCGCTCGGGCAGATCACCCACGCCTTCTTCGAGGTCGGCGGGCAGTATCGCCGGAACGTGTAG
- a CDS encoding LLM class F420-dependent oxidoreductase has product MKFGIATFVTDEGIRPTTLATALEERGFDSLFLAEHSHIPVSRETPYPAGGDLPRKYYRTLDPFVALSAAAAVTDRLLLATGVALLVQRDVIHTANEAASLDLLSDGRFALGVGVGWNREEMRNHGTDPRTRGSLLNEQLQALKLLWTEEQAEFHGRHVSFDPVFAWPKPVSEPHPPIYVGGESPAALARLAAYGDAWLPRGGTEPEEIRRVLAALAEQGRPDVPVTIFAADRDESRIEAWADAGVERVTFDLPTLPESETLKVLDELAESARRHAG; this is encoded by the coding sequence ATGAAGTTCGGAATCGCGACGTTCGTGACGGACGAGGGAATCCGGCCGACCACGCTGGCCACGGCGCTGGAGGAACGCGGGTTCGACTCGCTGTTCCTCGCGGAGCACTCGCACATCCCGGTGAGCCGGGAGACGCCGTATCCGGCCGGGGGCGACCTGCCTCGTAAGTACTACCGCACGCTCGACCCGTTCGTGGCGTTGAGTGCGGCGGCGGCCGTCACCGACAGGCTCCTGCTGGCGACGGGCGTGGCCCTGCTCGTCCAGCGCGACGTCATCCACACGGCCAACGAGGCGGCGAGCCTGGACCTGCTCTCGGACGGGCGGTTCGCGCTCGGTGTGGGCGTGGGCTGGAACCGCGAGGAGATGCGGAACCACGGTACCGACCCGCGTACCCGCGGCTCCCTGCTCAACGAGCAGCTTCAGGCTCTCAAGCTGCTGTGGACGGAAGAGCAAGCCGAGTTCCACGGCCGGCACGTCTCCTTCGACCCGGTCTTCGCCTGGCCCAAGCCCGTGAGCGAACCCCATCCGCCGATCTACGTTGGTGGGGAGAGCCCGGCCGCGCTCGCGCGCCTGGCCGCCTACGGTGACGCCTGGCTGCCGAGGGGCGGCACCGAGCCGGAGGAGATCCGCCGTGTGCTCGCGGCGCTGGCGGAGCAGGGCCGACCCGACGTTCCCGTGACGATCTTCGCCGCCGACCGTGACGAGTCCCGGATCGAGGCGTGGGCGGACGCGGGCGTCGAGCGGGTGACGTTCGACCTGCCCACGTTGCCCGAGTCGGAGACGCTGAAGGTGCTCGACGAGTTGGCCGAGTCGGCGCGGCGGCACGCGGGGTAG
- a CDS encoding DUF5134 domain-containing protein translates to MGVPTAVAWGATAVFGLLVRPCVSRLVRLDYTRLGPGVRQADLAGLLMAVAMTAMVSPVGFPVPVAGWQALFVVTACWFLVAAARERAERRVCRGCDLHHAVSAAAMVYMLAAAPHGDAGHSVWPIMVGEDVTGGEGEFAVPAVALACVLYFAVDTAMTVRRVVRTRRDGASLPEGVASRFGCRAVMSAGMAAMFAVGLAV, encoded by the coding sequence ATGGGCGTTCCGACGGCCGTGGCCTGGGGCGCGACCGCCGTGTTCGGACTGCTGGTGCGGCCGTGCGTGTCGAGACTGGTGCGACTCGACTACACCCGGCTCGGGCCGGGGGTCAGGCAGGCGGATCTCGCGGGACTGCTCATGGCCGTGGCGATGACGGCGATGGTGTCGCCGGTCGGCTTCCCCGTGCCCGTGGCGGGCTGGCAGGCCCTGTTCGTGGTCACGGCCTGCTGGTTCCTCGTCGCCGCTGCGCGGGAGCGGGCCGAGCGGAGAGTGTGTCGCGGTTGCGATCTCCACCACGCGGTGAGCGCCGCCGCGATGGTGTACATGCTCGCGGCGGCACCGCACGGTGATGCCGGGCACAGCGTGTGGCCGATCATGGTGGGTGAGGACGTCACGGGCGGGGAAGGCGAGTTCGCGGTGCCCGCCGTGGCGCTCGCGTGCGTGCTCTACTTCGCGGTGGACACGGCGATGACCGTCCGCCGCGTCGTCCGAACCCGGCGGGACGGAGCCTCGTTGCCGGAGGGCGTGGCGTCGAGGTTCGGATGCCGGGCCGTCATGAGCGCCGGGATGGCCGCCATGTTCGCCGTCGGGTTGGCGGTGTGA